One window from the genome of Enterococcus haemoperoxidus ATCC BAA-382 encodes:
- a CDS encoding DNA/RNA non-specific endonuclease — protein sequence MARKKQKPPFSPAVMLVAVLIILVLGVFGVQVPDDIQEIFGIHTQQQTKPSTTKPISSTNPGPKELGPATFSADELTDSKKGWIDYHALDSLGRATGADALLKPAMVNTGTSANKDIRPPGFVSGLEPTSHSRGHLIGRQLGGTGDDARNLTTLYQTPVNTPFMTKYENQIRQALDNGETIRYRVTPIYEGTELLCKQIDLEAKGLNKNTKIDFHVTILNEK from the coding sequence ATGGCAAGAAAAAAACAAAAGCCGCCGTTTAGTCCTGCAGTTATGCTTGTAGCGGTTTTAATTATTTTAGTTTTGGGCGTATTTGGAGTTCAAGTTCCTGATGATATTCAAGAAATCTTCGGTATTCACACCCAACAACAAACCAAACCCAGCACAACAAAACCTATAAGTTCCACCAATCCAGGTCCAAAAGAACTAGGTCCTGCAACTTTTTCAGCAGATGAACTAACAGACAGTAAAAAAGGATGGATCGATTACCATGCTTTAGATTCACTTGGAAGAGCAACCGGTGCCGATGCTTTATTAAAACCCGCAATGGTCAATACAGGAACATCAGCTAATAAAGATATTCGTCCACCCGGATTTGTTTCTGGTTTAGAACCTACGTCTCATTCTAGAGGGCATCTGATCGGTCGTCAGCTTGGTGGTACTGGTGATGATGCAAGAAATCTCACCACTCTTTATCAAACACCTGTAAATACACCTTTCATGACAAAATATGAAAACCAGATTCGTCAGGCATTAGACAATGGCGAAACCATTCGTTACCGTGTGACACCTATTTATGAAGGAACAGAATTATTATGTAAACAAATCGATTTGGAAGCTAAGGGTCTAAATAAAAATACAAAGATTGATTTTCATGTTACGATATTGAATGAAAAGTAG
- a CDS encoding ABC transporter ATP-binding protein, protein MAYIDVINEYKRYHMGDTTIAANDGITFSVEKGEVAVILGPSGAGKSTVLNILGGMDSCDEGQIVIDGTDIAKFNEKQLTTYRRNDVGFVFQFYNLVPNLTTKENVELASQIVTDALNPEEVLKSVGLGGRLDNFPAQLSGGEQQRVTIARAIAKRPKLLLCDEPTGALDYETGKQILTILQETARTTGTTVIIITHNSAIAPMADRVIRINDAKVRSITINDEPKPVAEIEW, encoded by the coding sequence ATGGCTTATATTGACGTTATTAATGAATATAAAAGATACCATATGGGAGATACCACAATTGCTGCAAATGATGGGATTACTTTTTCAGTAGAAAAAGGCGAAGTTGCAGTTATTTTAGGCCCAAGTGGAGCGGGAAAATCAACTGTATTAAATATTTTAGGTGGGATGGATTCTTGTGATGAGGGGCAAATCGTAATTGATGGGACCGATATTGCAAAATTCAATGAAAAACAATTAACGACTTACCGTAGAAATGATGTCGGTTTTGTTTTTCAATTTTACAATTTAGTTCCGAACCTAACGACGAAAGAAAATGTTGAACTAGCTTCTCAAATCGTGACAGATGCATTAAATCCGGAAGAAGTGCTGAAGTCGGTCGGATTAGGTGGAAGATTGGATAATTTTCCTGCACAATTATCTGGAGGCGAACAGCAGCGTGTAACAATTGCTAGAGCAATTGCCAAACGACCTAAATTGTTATTATGTGATGAGCCTACAGGAGCATTAGATTATGAAACGGGCAAGCAAATCCTAACGATATTACAAGAAACGGCTCGAACGACAGGCACGACTGTGATTATTATCACACATAATTCTGCGATTGCACCAATGGCAGATCGTGTGATTCGTATCAATGATGCCAAAGTTCGTAGCATAACGATCAACGATGAACCAAAACCTGTAGCTGAGATAGAATGGTAG
- a CDS encoding ABC transporter permease, translated as MTVLKKTALLKTSFREIKQSKARFISIMGIIFLGVMVFVGLKATGPDMTQTASNYYQKQKLPDARIVSTLGLTSKDIEELKQVKSVEKAFPRYTKDLAISDRNVAVKFVSYDLKEKQPLIDYRVVKGRMPEKSGEIVLDDLAQMRGHYKLGETLTLSKEDNKDKALKKEQFKIVGFVQSPEYIENTSRGNTTIGKGSLDFFAVVPKEDMDLSSFTEILVSFKGLNDLDSYSAEYKNKRETAMNSVKQAMKKRPEQRVEEIREESKASFEKAQKEITDGETALKDAEAKLQSSEQELASGKQELTRAQEAYTQQIATAENELAANQAAITNGENELVQQRNILEAKKNELAQASAEVMQGQNNLSALQQQRNELAATSESLKQLANGYQSLAATVAILDRVPDELLAESITDAAPQLQEAVQSLGAPVEISAAINQLISQPQRENIASVMATINAALTSLSNQQTQATQGLQNLDQTIGTINQSIAQFTEAKQQLDAAEAQIAQAEAQLATGKEQLAAGQAQLEQSKIDGQAKLNEVQTQLDEAQAAYNQGLEEFQKKKTESLPKLEEAKQQLEKKQKELADLKAADYYYFTRDDNPGYSEYEDNANRISSLSTVFPIFFFLIAALVSLTTMTRMVEEKRMEIGSLKALGYRNGEIAFKFLVYATIASVCGAVLGLFVGYYLFPTIIFDAYGQLYNIPDFVTPWYLNYSLIGILVAVLCTAGAAMVVLRIDLFSTPASLLRPKAPKAGQRIWLERIKPIWNRLSFIQKVTARNLFRYKQRMLMTVLGIAGCMALIITGFGLKDSISDIVEVQFNKIWHYQAIVTFKEEASEKDTQNYQSVLDNVDGLKETMPLYIESLKTTKESNAKQDVSIYVPEKPKEIDHFILFNDRQSGKKYQLTDDGVIINEKLANLFNYKTGDTLVLKNSDNQEYKFKITAIAENYTGHFAYMSPAYYEKIIKKKPNYNTEFLLFDKVPTEKSEASIGKELMGNPNVLNVSFLSISSDALDDTIHSLNIVVWVLITVSGLLAFIVLYNLTNINISERIRELSTIKVLGFYDKEVTMYVYRENIILTLIGIFFGCFFGKLVHGYVLTTVEVDMLMFSPTIHWFSYLYSGLITLFFTLLVMVFMHRKLKKVDMIEALKSNE; from the coding sequence GTGACAGTCTTGAAAAAAACAGCCTTACTTAAAACAAGTTTTCGTGAAATCAAACAATCGAAAGCACGATTTATATCGATCATGGGCATTATCTTTCTAGGTGTTATGGTCTTTGTTGGTTTAAAAGCGACAGGACCAGATATGACTCAGACTGCATCAAATTATTATCAAAAGCAAAAACTACCTGATGCTAGAATTGTTTCTACGCTTGGTTTAACCAGTAAAGATATAGAAGAGCTAAAACAAGTAAAATCGGTTGAAAAAGCTTTTCCTAGATATACAAAAGATTTAGCTATTAGCGACCGAAATGTTGCGGTGAAATTTGTTAGCTACGATTTAAAAGAAAAACAACCTTTGATCGATTATCGGGTTGTCAAAGGTAGAATGCCCGAAAAAAGTGGAGAAATTGTGTTAGATGACCTTGCTCAAATGCGTGGACATTATAAACTCGGTGAGACACTGACACTTTCAAAAGAAGATAATAAGGACAAGGCGTTAAAAAAGGAGCAGTTTAAAATCGTCGGATTTGTCCAATCTCCTGAGTATATTGAAAATACTTCTCGAGGGAATACGACGATTGGCAAAGGTTCATTAGATTTTTTTGCAGTCGTTCCCAAAGAAGATATGGACCTTTCAAGTTTTACAGAAATTCTTGTGTCATTTAAAGGCCTAAACGACCTAGACAGTTATTCAGCAGAATATAAAAACAAACGTGAAACTGCGATGAATTCAGTTAAGCAGGCGATGAAAAAACGCCCCGAACAACGGGTCGAAGAAATTCGTGAAGAATCAAAAGCGTCATTTGAAAAAGCTCAAAAAGAGATTACTGATGGTGAAACTGCATTGAAAGATGCTGAAGCTAAACTCCAGTCAAGTGAGCAGGAACTAGCCTCCGGCAAGCAAGAATTAACGCGAGCACAAGAAGCTTATACACAGCAAATTGCAACTGCTGAAAATGAACTTGCGGCAAACCAAGCCGCGATTACAAACGGTGAAAATGAGCTAGTTCAGCAAAGAAATATACTTGAAGCGAAGAAAAATGAATTAGCACAAGCTTCAGCAGAAGTCATGCAAGGACAAAATAATTTATCTGCTTTACAGCAACAGCGTAATGAGTTAGCGGCAACCAGTGAATCATTGAAGCAATTAGCCAATGGTTATCAGAGCTTAGCGGCAACAGTAGCTATTTTAGATCGGGTGCCGGATGAGTTATTAGCAGAGAGTATTACGGATGCTGCACCACAATTGCAGGAAGCTGTTCAATCTTTAGGCGCACCTGTTGAGATTTCAGCAGCAATCAATCAACTAATTAGCCAACCGCAAAGGGAAAATATTGCAAGTGTTATGGCAACTATCAATGCGGCTTTAACGAGTTTGTCAAATCAACAAACCCAAGCGACACAAGGGTTGCAAAACTTGGATCAAACAATCGGTACGATCAATCAGTCGATTGCTCAATTTACAGAGGCCAAACAACAACTGGATGCAGCTGAAGCTCAAATTGCTCAGGCTGAAGCACAATTAGCCACAGGAAAAGAACAGTTAGCAGCAGGACAAGCACAATTGGAGCAGTCAAAAATTGATGGTCAAGCAAAATTGAATGAGGTTCAAACCCAACTTGATGAAGCTCAAGCAGCGTATAACCAAGGTTTAGAAGAGTTTCAAAAGAAAAAAACAGAAAGTTTGCCGAAACTTGAAGAGGCCAAACAACAATTAGAAAAAAAACAAAAAGAATTAGCCGATTTAAAGGCGGCCGATTATTATTATTTTACAAGAGATGATAATCCAGGTTATTCGGAATATGAAGACAATGCTAACCGTATTTCTTCATTATCAACAGTTTTTCCAATTTTCTTTTTCTTGATTGCTGCATTAGTTAGTTTAACAACAATGACGCGAATGGTGGAAGAAAAACGAATGGAAATCGGTAGTCTGAAAGCATTAGGTTATCGCAATGGCGAAATTGCCTTCAAATTTTTAGTATATGCAACGATTGCCAGTGTGTGTGGAGCTGTTTTAGGATTGTTTGTAGGGTATTATTTATTCCCTACCATTATTTTTGATGCCTATGGACAGTTATATAACATTCCAGATTTTGTTACACCGTGGTATTTGAATTATAGCTTGATTGGAATTTTAGTTGCTGTTTTATGTACGGCTGGCGCCGCAATGGTTGTTTTACGGATCGATTTATTTAGTACACCAGCTAGTCTATTACGTCCCAAAGCACCTAAAGCTGGTCAAAGAATTTGGTTGGAGCGTATAAAACCGATTTGGAATCGATTAAGTTTTATTCAAAAAGTAACAGCACGAAATTTATTCCGTTACAAACAGAGAATGTTGATGACGGTTTTAGGTATTGCTGGATGTATGGCATTGATCATTACCGGCTTTGGGTTGAAAGATTCTATTTCAGATATTGTAGAAGTTCAATTCAATAAAATCTGGCATTATCAAGCAATCGTGACGTTTAAAGAAGAGGCTTCTGAAAAAGATACACAGAACTATCAATCGGTGTTAGACAACGTTGACGGCTTGAAAGAGACGATGCCGTTATATATTGAATCTTTAAAAACAACGAAAGAATCTAACGCTAAACAAGATGTTTCTATCTATGTTCCTGAAAAACCTAAAGAGATCGATCACTTTATTTTATTCAATGATCGACAATCTGGTAAAAAATATCAGTTGACGGATGATGGTGTGATCATTAATGAAAAACTAGCAAATCTATTCAACTATAAAACCGGCGATACACTTGTTTTGAAAAATAGTGATAACCAAGAATATAAATTTAAAATCACAGCAATTGCGGAAAATTATACCGGTCACTTTGCGTATATGTCACCTGCCTATTATGAAAAGATAATCAAGAAAAAACCAAACTATAACACGGAGTTTTTACTCTTTGATAAAGTACCAACTGAAAAATCCGAGGCTTCTATAGGTAAAGAATTGATGGGGAATCCTAATGTGTTAAATGTTTCATTCCTTTCAATTTCAAGTGATGCTTTAGATGATACGATCCATAGTTTGAATATTGTTGTTTGGGTCTTGATCACAGTTTCTGGCTTATTGGCGTTCATTGTCTTGTATAACTTGACGAATATCAATATTTCAGAACGAATCAGAGAACTTTCAACAATCAAAGTGTTAGGCTTTTATGATAAAGAAGTGACAATGTATGTTTATCGGGAAAATATTATTTTAACATTAATCGGCATTTTCTTCGGTTGCTTCTTTGGAAAACTTGTTCATGGTTACGTATTGACCACAGTGGAAGTTGATATGTTGATGTTTTCTCCGACCATTCATTGGTTTAGCTATCTATATTCAGGTTTGATCACCTTGTTCTTTACGTTATTGGTCATGGTGTTCATGCACAGAAAATTGAAAAAGGTTGATATGATCGAGGCATTAAAGTCTAACGAATAA
- a CDS encoding flotillin family protein, which produces MELGILGPIVLVVFILLMLLIVFISKYQTAKPDEALIISGSYLGNKNVHADESGNKIKIVRGGGAFVLPVFQRSNRISLLSSKLDVSTPEVYTEQGVPVMCDGTSIIKIGSSVEEIATAAEQFLGKTREELENEAREVLEGHLRSILGSMTVEEIYQNRDKFSQSVQEVASVDLAKMGLIIVSFTIKEVRDKNGYLDSLGKPRIAQVKRDADIAEAEAWKETRIKKAEAEKESQQAELQRQTEIAEASKEKELKLATYKEAQDIAKAKADQAYNLETAKAQQEVIAQEMEVKVIERQKQIELEEKEIVRREKQYDSEVKKKADADRYAKEQEALAQKAREVAEAEAERFRVESLAEAEANQTRLAGQAEAESILARGAAEAEAKQKIADAFKEYGEAAVLSMVMEMLPQLMKEAAQPLSNIDKISVVDTGGGGENAGANRITNYATNLLAGTQETLKETTGLDVKELIENFSKKGTNSNVNFYGDEKEEQ; this is translated from the coding sequence ATGGAATTAGGGATTTTAGGACCAATTGTTCTGGTTGTGTTTATTTTACTGATGTTATTGATCGTTTTTATTTCAAAATATCAAACAGCAAAACCAGATGAAGCGTTGATTATTAGTGGGAGTTATTTAGGAAATAAAAATGTTCATGCAGATGAAAGCGGTAATAAAATAAAAATAGTACGTGGTGGAGGGGCTTTTGTTCTGCCGGTATTCCAACGATCAAATAGAATTAGTTTATTATCAAGTAAGTTAGATGTGTCGACTCCAGAAGTTTACACAGAACAAGGGGTTCCTGTAATGTGTGATGGAACATCGATTATTAAAATCGGTTCTTCTGTTGAAGAAATCGCTACAGCCGCAGAGCAATTTTTAGGAAAAACACGTGAAGAACTTGAAAATGAAGCACGTGAAGTATTAGAAGGTCATTTACGTTCTATTTTAGGTTCGATGACGGTGGAAGAAATCTATCAAAATCGTGATAAATTCAGCCAAAGTGTGCAAGAAGTTGCCAGTGTGGATTTAGCAAAAATGGGTCTGATCATTGTATCGTTTACCATCAAAGAAGTTCGCGACAAAAATGGCTACTTAGATTCTTTAGGGAAACCAAGAATCGCTCAAGTAAAGCGTGATGCAGATATCGCGGAAGCCGAAGCTTGGAAAGAAACACGTATCAAAAAAGCTGAAGCTGAAAAAGAATCACAACAAGCCGAATTACAACGTCAAACTGAAATCGCAGAAGCATCTAAAGAAAAAGAATTAAAGCTTGCAACATATAAAGAAGCGCAAGATATTGCTAAAGCCAAAGCTGACCAAGCCTACAATTTGGAAACAGCCAAGGCACAACAAGAAGTTATTGCCCAAGAGATGGAAGTTAAAGTCATCGAGCGTCAAAAACAAATCGAGTTAGAAGAAAAAGAAATCGTTCGTCGTGAGAAACAATACGATTCAGAAGTGAAGAAAAAAGCCGATGCAGATCGTTATGCGAAAGAGCAAGAAGCATTAGCACAAAAAGCACGTGAGGTAGCGGAAGCGGAAGCGGAGCGTTTCCGTGTTGAATCATTAGCGGAAGCGGAAGCAAATCAAACACGTTTGGCTGGACAAGCCGAAGCTGAATCTATTTTAGCTCGTGGTGCTGCTGAAGCCGAAGCAAAACAAAAAATTGCGGATGCATTTAAGGAATACGGCGAAGCTGCTGTCTTAAGCATGGTAATGGAAATGTTGCCACAATTAATGAAAGAAGCGGCCCAACCACTTAGCAATATCGATAAAATCTCGGTTGTTGATACAGGAGGCGGCGGAGAAAATGCTGGCGCTAACCGAATCACCAATTATGCTACGAATTTGTTAGCAGGAACACAAGAAACGTTAAAAGAAACAACGGGATTAGATGTCAAAGAATTGATTGAAAACTTCTCTAAAAAAGGAACGAACAGTAATGTGAATTTCTATGGTGATGAGAAAGAAGAACAATAG
- a CDS encoding FUSC family protein: MEVGPFRLGLRTLKTALAVMICIILFKVFDRGAPMIAALAAVFSLRQDLTTSLTFGKSRILGNTLGGGLAIIYFLVKDLFSNDFLVELFFLPFLVIVVIVISDGMNNNSGIISAIATLLLISLSIPQGESFYFALARVIDTFIGTFIGIGLNFFFKPKPIEEEHEIDEDLAELAKKEKELEILKQKIILKKQESDDSKE, encoded by the coding sequence ATGGAAGTCGGTCCTTTTCGCTTAGGTTTACGCACATTAAAAACGGCTTTAGCTGTTATGATATGTATTATTTTATTTAAAGTATTTGATCGGGGAGCACCGATGATTGCAGCTCTTGCTGCGGTTTTTTCATTGCGACAAGATCTAACAACTAGCCTTACTTTTGGAAAATCAAGGATTCTTGGTAATACTTTAGGTGGCGGCCTAGCGATTATTTATTTTCTAGTCAAGGATCTGTTTTCTAATGATTTTTTAGTGGAATTATTTTTCCTCCCTTTTTTAGTAATTGTCGTTATTGTTATTTCTGACGGGATGAACAATAACTCAGGAATCATCTCTGCCATTGCAACTTTGTTACTGATTTCGCTTAGTATTCCTCAAGGTGAATCCTTTTATTTTGCTTTAGCAAGAGTAATCGATACGTTTATTGGCACATTTATCGGGATCGGACTGAACTTCTTTTTTAAACCTAAACCAATTGAAGAAGAACATGAAATCGATGAAGATTTAGCTGAACTCGCGAAGAAAGAAAAAGAATTAGAAATACTCAAACAAAAAATTATTTTAAAAAAACAAGAATCTGATGATTCTAAAGAATAA
- a CDS encoding aromatic acid exporter family protein, which produces MKIGLRTVKTAVSATLSMIVAGSLGLLYPASAGIISVLSVTNTKKTSLLTGLYRLLSLALATVIAYFCFSILGFNPWAFGIFLLLFIPGAVYFKLSDGIVVSSVLVTQYLVEQDLSWSIIGNEFLLMTIGVGFALLMNLYMPDTEKRLKEDQEVIETMFRKILNNMAAYLNEHNKERNLFEKCNDLKSFIRTGENWAKNHAENQLIASNHYYIEYFTMRRLQSNSLKDMLRILENITVEPEQVGNIQELLQYTAETFAENNDGQDILDRIAQVYEAYRKKELPKTREEFENRAQLFQFLQVFQSFIEIKAEFAKQQNEGRK; this is translated from the coding sequence ATGAAAATAGGATTACGAACAGTCAAAACTGCAGTGAGTGCAACCTTATCGATGATTGTGGCAGGAAGCTTAGGGTTATTGTATCCAGCTTCAGCAGGAATCATTTCTGTATTGAGTGTCACAAATACGAAGAAAACTTCTTTATTAACAGGGCTCTATCGATTACTTTCTCTAGCTTTGGCGACAGTAATTGCGTATTTTTGCTTTTCTATTCTAGGATTCAACCCCTGGGCATTTGGTATTTTCTTACTTTTATTTATACCTGGAGCTGTTTACTTCAAGCTTTCAGATGGTATTGTAGTAAGTTCGGTTTTAGTAACCCAGTACTTAGTCGAACAAGACTTATCTTGGTCAATTATTGGTAACGAATTCTTACTGATGACCATTGGTGTTGGGTTTGCGTTACTCATGAATTTATATATGCCTGATACAGAAAAGCGTTTGAAAGAAGACCAAGAAGTTATTGAAACGATGTTTCGTAAAATATTGAATAATATGGCAGCCTATCTAAACGAGCACAATAAGGAAAGAAACTTGTTTGAAAAATGTAATGACTTAAAATCTTTCATCCGAACAGGAGAAAATTGGGCGAAAAACCATGCAGAAAATCAGCTGATAGCTTCAAATCACTATTATATCGAATACTTTACAATGCGTCGTTTGCAAAGTAACAGTTTGAAAGACATGCTACGAATTTTGGAAAACATTACAGTTGAACCAGAACAAGTTGGAAACATCCAAGAATTACTGCAATATACAGCTGAAACTTTTGCTGAAAATAATGATGGACAAGATATCTTGGATAGAATCGCTCAAGTTTATGAAGCGTATCGCAAAAAAGAATTACCAAAAACTAGAGAAGAATTTGAGAATCGTGCCCAGCTTTTTCAATTTTTACAGGTATTTCAATCATTTATAGAAATTAAAGCGGAGTTTGCAAAACAACAGAATGAAGGAAGAAAATAA
- a CDS encoding HD domain-containing protein: MTEKWREDQEYMSYVEDLLETEEVQRLGNYTQHVHSTRLDHSISVSYYSYKLAKKWNGDARATARAGLLHDLFYYDWRTTKFDEGSHAYMHPRIAVKNAEKLTELSDLERDIIIKHMWGATIAPPKYKESYIVTMVDKYCAVKEASEPMTNSVKAKWRQYFPSKQSV; encoded by the coding sequence ATGACTGAAAAATGGCGTGAAGATCAAGAATATATGTCTTATGTAGAAGATTTGTTAGAAACTGAAGAAGTACAGCGTTTAGGCAACTATACGCAGCATGTTCACTCAACTCGTTTAGATCATTCAATCAGCGTTTCTTATTATAGTTATAAACTAGCTAAAAAATGGAACGGTGATGCTAGAGCAACAGCTCGTGCTGGACTTTTACATGATTTGTTCTATTACGATTGGCGTACAACTAAGTTCGATGAAGGATCTCATGCTTATATGCATCCAAGAATTGCAGTAAAAAATGCGGAGAAACTAACTGAACTTTCAGATTTAGAACGTGATATTATTATCAAACATATGTGGGGTGCAACGATTGCACCACCAAAATACAAAGAAAGCTACATTGTTACGATGGTCGATAAATATTGTGCTGTCAAAGAAGCATCTGAGCCGATGACGAATTCGGTGAAAGCGAAATGGCGTCAATATTTCCCAAGTAAACAATCTGTATAA
- a CDS encoding voltage-gated chloride channel family protein: protein MKSEINRLTKISIYMVKWISIASLIGLIMGTLSAFFLKSLDVVTQIRLDNPWLLFILPFSGAAFAFLYKKYGGNAIRGNNLVIDQANGEQENIPLRLIPLTLFGTITTHLFGGSVGREGTAVQMGGTVANAVGRAFRLDKVEREIVIISGISAGFSSVFGTPLAGTIFGLEVLVIGRLRSDGLFPSFFAAFFANFVTEAFGVSHIHYSVGTIPEWSLLLFAKLMIAGICFGLVGWLFSRSIALLKKVYANWFENVVLRNFFGGIFVVAAVFILQTQRYLGLSLPLLKDAFNGENYWFDFIGKLFFTVLSLGAGYQGGEVTPLFEIGATLGSTLAMILHLSIPFLAGLGFIGVFSGATNTPIACFIMGIELFGSEAAVFFFMICLISYMCSGNAGIYSAQKVEVEKGVLFLPLITNWQNKKRN from the coding sequence GTGAAAAGTGAAATAAATAGGCTGACAAAAATTAGCATTTATATGGTTAAATGGATAAGCATCGCTTCGTTGATCGGTTTAATAATGGGCACATTGTCTGCCTTTTTTTTGAAAAGTCTAGATGTAGTAACGCAAATTAGGCTAGATAATCCCTGGCTTTTATTTATCCTACCATTTAGCGGAGCGGCTTTTGCTTTCCTATATAAAAAATATGGTGGCAATGCTATCAGAGGGAATAACTTGGTGATCGATCAAGCCAACGGTGAACAAGAAAATATTCCATTACGACTTATTCCACTGACTTTATTTGGCACGATTACAACTCATTTATTTGGTGGTTCTGTTGGTCGTGAAGGGACAGCCGTACAAATGGGCGGGACAGTAGCAAATGCAGTTGGACGAGCTTTTAGACTCGATAAAGTTGAGCGAGAAATTGTTATAATTAGTGGAATCAGCGCTGGTTTTAGTTCTGTTTTTGGGACTCCTTTGGCAGGAACAATTTTCGGCTTAGAAGTCTTAGTGATCGGACGTTTAAGATCAGATGGACTATTCCCTAGTTTTTTTGCCGCTTTTTTTGCAAATTTTGTTACGGAAGCTTTCGGCGTAAGCCATATACATTATAGTGTGGGGACGATACCTGAGTGGTCATTGCTGTTGTTTGCCAAATTAATGATCGCAGGGATTTGTTTTGGTTTAGTCGGATGGCTGTTTAGTCGTTCAATTGCCTTGCTTAAAAAAGTGTATGCAAACTGGTTTGAAAACGTTGTGTTACGAAATTTTTTTGGCGGAATCTTTGTAGTAGCTGCTGTTTTTATTTTACAGACGCAACGTTATCTTGGATTAAGTTTACCCTTGCTAAAAGATGCGTTTAATGGAGAAAATTACTGGTTTGATTTTATTGGAAAGCTGTTTTTTACTGTACTGTCATTAGGCGCAGGTTATCAAGGCGGAGAAGTGACACCTTTATTCGAAATCGGCGCAACCTTAGGGAGCACTCTAGCTATGATACTTCATCTATCAATTCCATTTTTAGCTGGATTAGGTTTTATTGGTGTTTTTTCTGGCGCGACCAATACACCAATTGCTTGTTTTATCATGGGAATCGAGCTTTTTGGAAGTGAAGCTGCTGTATTTTTCTTTATGATTTGTTTAATCAGTTATATGTGCTCAGGTAATGCTGGAATTTATTCAGCTCAAAAAGTAGAAGTAGAAAAAGGTGTCTTATTCTTACCCCTCATCACCAACTGGCAAAATAAGAAGCGAAATTAG
- a CDS encoding UPF0223 family protein — protein MKDYQYPLDLDWTTNEMVIVTNLWSAVEQANETGINTKAFLATYKEFKTVVKSIGEEKRLGNEFQKASGYSLYRTLQQAKKQESGRLKLGAD, from the coding sequence ATGAAAGACTATCAATATCCATTAGATTTAGACTGGACAACAAACGAAATGGTGATTGTGACAAACTTATGGTCAGCAGTAGAACAAGCGAATGAAACCGGAATAAATACCAAAGCTTTTTTGGCTACTTATAAGGAATTTAAAACGGTGGTTAAAAGCATAGGTGAAGAAAAGCGTTTAGGAAATGAATTTCAAAAAGCATCTGGTTATTCTTTATATCGAACACTCCAACAAGCAAAAAAACAAGAGTCAGGCAGATTGAAACTAGGAGCTGATTAA
- a CDS encoding inositol monophosphatase family protein: MTKEKMIIEIKEWLKEAAGYIRVSLTNELKVSQKSGRTDLVTNIDEETQSFLIKKIKQRYPNDRILAEEKEFNTIDSLAGRVWIIDPIDGTMNFVMEQENFCIMIAVFEDGIGQLGFIYDVMKDELYWGGKNYGVFLNEQKLPQPKDTSLSEGLLGMNAYMYGKNIHSAGEMGHASMGIRVSGCAGVELIAMLKGNHIGYVSNLSPWDYAAGLVLLDEFGFKYSNIEGKPLAFAGREYFLAATPTAYVEIQGNFLQK, translated from the coding sequence ATGACAAAAGAAAAAATGATCATTGAAATCAAAGAATGGTTAAAAGAAGCAGCAGGTTACATCCGTGTTAGCCTAACCAATGAACTTAAAGTTTCTCAAAAATCGGGCAGAACTGATTTAGTAACAAATATTGATGAAGAAACGCAATCATTTCTTATTAAAAAAATAAAGCAACGCTATCCTAATGATCGAATTTTAGCTGAAGAAAAAGAGTTTAATACCATTGATTCTCTAGCAGGTCGAGTTTGGATTATCGACCCGATCGATGGCACGATGAATTTCGTGATGGAGCAGGAAAATTTTTGTATTATGATTGCTGTTTTTGAAGATGGTATTGGGCAATTAGGGTTCATTTATGATGTGATGAAAGATGAATTATATTGGGGCGGTAAAAATTATGGCGTCTTTCTTAATGAGCAAAAATTACCGCAGCCAAAAGATACTTCTTTATCAGAAGGGTTATTAGGCATGAATGCCTATATGTATGGTAAAAATATTCATTCTGCCGGAGAAATGGGACACGCAAGTATGGGCATTAGGGTCAGTGGATGTGCAGGCGTGGAACTGATTGCTATGCTTAAAGGAAATCATATTGGCTATGTTTCCAATCTTAGTCCGTGGGATTATGCGGCTGGCTTGGTTTTGCTGGATGAGTTTGGATTTAAGTACTCTAATATAGAAGGAAAACCATTAGCATTTGCTGGAAGGGAATATTTTTTAGCAGCAACGCCTACAGCTTATGTAGAAATTCAGGGGAATTTTCTTCAGAAATAG